CTTCCGGGGCCCCTCCACCATCCCCCAACTCCCGGGCCTCTGCAGAAACACCAGGAGTTTCCGGGCCTCCTTCTGCTTCTCTGTGAGCGCCCTGCTGCGGCCAGCAGGGCTGCCCCCCTCCCCCGGCGCCTCCCCTGGAGGGTCCCCTGAGGCGGCCGGCCTGACCTCCTGCTGCGAGGTCGGGGCGATTTCACACCTGCTGCGTTTCCGTGGCTGGGGTACCGGCTGTGAGCGCCTCACAGAGGAGCAGGCCACGGGGCCAGACGGCCTCTGTGCAGGGGGCTGTGGGGGGCCCCTGGGCACCGCGGCTTGGGACAGCGAGTCTAGACTTTTCTCCCTGGTTCCCTCTCCTCTTAGGCCTGGGGGAGGGTCTGGGCTGGGCGTTCCGTTGGTCTCGGAGCTTCTTGTCTGTGGCTGACCTCCAGCCTCGACCAGGCCCCCTATACCTGTCCCCATGACTGTCCCCACTGAAGAAGAGGGACCATCACTGTCCTCAGAGTGTGTGGAAGTGCTGGGATCCACAGGGCTCCCAGGAACCGCCCTGGGGACACTCCCCTGGGGCCTCTCTTgcctggggaaggggtggcttCTAAGAACCATGGCAGTAAGGTTTCCCCAGCTGGCTGAGACGTGCCCCTCCTGGTAGCGCCTGGGGACAGCCACACTCTCCTGAGGCTTCGACCCGCCAGCTGGGGCAGGGGATGCGGCTGGGGCAGGGGATGTGGCTGGGGCAGGGGATGCGGCTGGGGCAGGAGATGCGGCTGGGGCAGGGGATGTGGCTGGGGTCAGGGCTGGAGGTGGAGCTGGGGTTAGGGCTGGGGTTGGGGCTGAGGTGAGGGTTGGGACTgggactggggctggggctggaattggggctggagctggagctggggctggagcAGGGACTGGAGTTGTAGCTGGacttggggctggggctggggttgaAGTTGGAGCTGAGGTTGGAGCTGGGgttggggctgaggtgggggatgaggttgaggtgggggctggggtcGGTACTGACACTGGGGATGAGGCCAGGGTTGGGGCTAGGACTGAGGTTGGAACTGAAGTTAAGACTTGGGCTGAGGCTGAACTTGGGGCTAGCGCTGCTCTGAGATTTTTGCCCACAGGAGGACCCTGGGTAACCCCCAGGGGCAAAACATCTGAAGGAGAAGGGGTCGGGAGAGTCAGGGCCTCAGGTGGCAACCCGGGGCCGGGAGCTGCGGGCGGGGAGGCAGAGAGCGCGCCAGGCTCACGGCTCCGGGATGGGGCGCGGCTGCGGAAGGCTGCGGCCGGCTTTGCTTGCTCCAGGGGCCGGGTGCGCCCCAGGTCAGCGGCAGGACTGTCGTCTCGGGGGCCGTCAGCCCCGGCCTGGCCCGCATCGTTGGCCCCTGAGGCCCCCGGCTCTTGGGACGAGAGTGGGCGTCCTAGAGGCGGCCTGTCTAGCCAGGGGCGCGTAGAGCCTGGGGCTGGGCCAAAGCTCCGGGTGCCCGGGACCTCCCTGCTGGCCCAGGGCCAGCCTCCTCCGGGGGCGGGGACCCCCGAAGCCTCCCTGCTCCAGCCAACCTCGGCCCCAGAGCCCTCCGTCTGAGACCCAGGCtgcggggcgcggggcgcgggcAGCACCGGGGGTGCGGGCTCCTGGGCGAGTGGGGGTCCTGTGGGCAGGCCGCGCGCGTGGGCGTCCAGGGCGGCGGCCTCATCCACCGCGTCCCACACGCTCCCCGCGGCGCCCAGGCGAAGCGGGTCCAGTTTCCGGGGGCGGCGCACTCTGTCTCCCGAGCCAGCGTCCATCCTCCGCCGCCGGCCCCGGCCTCTCCCCAGCGAGCCCGAGGGCCCCGCGCCCGCCCGCCAGGGGCCAGTGTCCTGTTGCCCCGCCGGGCCCGCCGCCTGGCGAGAGGGCGCCCTGGCACCACCTGTCTCCGCCTGCGCCTCCGCTTCGCTGCCAGGGCTCCGAGGAGTGAAATGGATCAGGAGTGGGGCGGACATCCCCCCCTCTTCGCTCCTGCCCAGGAGGGCAGTGCCTGGCCTGGGAGGCTCCTTTCCTTCCGCTCGGGGGGCCGTGGGGGTGGCACTGCCCCGTTGTTGTCCTAATGCCCCTCTGCGGGCCTCCTCGACAGCTGTCTTGAGTGGAAGCCGGGCCATGGCGGCCGGGCCCCCGCCCGGGGCTGCAGCAGGGACAGGGCTCCGCTGGCCGCGTCTTGGGGGCTCCGGTTTCCCCTGCCCTGGGCTCTGCCCCTCGCTGCCATCACTAACCTTGGACTTCGGTTGCAGGGCCAGCTCCGCTCTTCCTGCCTGATGAGGTTGAGCCCCGAGGGCTGTGGACACTGGTCCTGCCGCCTCTTGGTCGTGCCCGGAGCCAAACCAGTGTAAGGCCAGCGCTGTGGCAGCCACCACAGCCAGTGCCAGGAGGGCCAGCACAGCACTATCCCAGTCATTGTCACTGTCCCAGTCCCAGCCCCAGAGGGGACCGTCTGGCTCTAAGGTGCCCTCGATCATGGTTCAGGGCTGCCACCCGCTGCAAGGGGCCCGATGGCAGGCTGGCAGTGCATACAGAGCacagaggcctgggctggggcaCCGGCCAGCGCCCGCCCCAAGGGCTGCCCAGTTAAGGTGGACCAGTCCTCCGGGGCCTGGGAAGGGTAGGGTCTCTGCTTGCACCCAGGCCCGGGGGTGTCAGTAGGGCCTGGCTGCAGATATCAGGAGACAGTGAGGCTTATGGTAGGATAGGAGCCCAGGGTCTCTGCAAGCACCTCACCAGCTCCTGCCCTCTTCTCCTCCTCATAGGCCCCAGGGTCCAGTGGCAGCGTTCCTGAGCTCTGTGCTGACATCACAGCCAACCTGCTTCTGCCTGGTAGACCCTCACATCCCTAAATTCATTCCACACCCCAGAGTCCCTCCTCTCAGCCTGGGTCCAGCTTCAGGGGGCTTGGCAGGGAAGGGTTACCCACAGGGAGATGTTATCTCTAGCTCTAGCAATGTGATGCGGCCCTGATGAAATCACCAGAAACCGGAGAGGCAGATTCCACCGTGGGCCAGCATGGGAGGGGTGGGGGCCGTGCACGGGAGGGGTGGGGGCCGTGCACGGGAGGGGTGGGGGCCAGCATGGGAGGGGTGGGGGCCGTGCACGGGAGGGGTGGGGGCCGTGCACGGGAGGGGTGGGGGCCAGCATGGGAGGGGTGGGGGCCGTGCACGGGAGGGGTGGGGGCCAGCATGGGAGGGGTGGGGGCCGTGCCTGATGGTGGTCTCTCGGGCTGAAGAGGGAGACCCTGGCCATGGGTCCTGGCAATGAGCATTATCATTGCAGGAGTGCAGTGGAAATTTGCATTGGGGCACAGGGACGGTGCATAgaggggaggcggaggttcccacAGCTCCTCCTCCAGCAGCTTCTGGACTCCTTGCTCTGGGTTCACCAGACATGGGATAGGGTTTTCaagtcaacagaaaaaaaaaaaaaaaaatggggccgggcgcggtggctcaagcctgtaatcccagcactttgggaggccgagacgggtggatcacgaggtcaggagatcgagaccatcctggctaacacggtgaaaccccgtctccactaaaaaaatacaaaaaactagccgggcgtggtggcgggcgcctgtagtcccagctactcgggaggctgaggcaggagaatggcgtgaacctgggaggcggagcttgcagtgagctgagatccggccacggcactccagcctgggcgacagagcaagactccgtctcaaaaaaacaaaacaaaaacaaaaacaaaaacaaaaaaaagggataaataaaatccaaacataTTTCTCTTTATGGCCAGGCTTATTTCAGCCCACCTAGACCTTCTAGGATCTCCTAGACCCCCTGCACCCATCGAGAGTGTCTTGACTGCCCAGATGAGACTCTCACTGTGTCCCTGGTGAGCCCTGAGTCCAGCCTGCCCCCTGCTCCAGTTACCGCATCAGCCAGCACCTGGATCCTTCAGAAACCACCCCCCTCTGGCCCCAGGTGCTCTAATAGCCAGACTCTGGGTGTCTTCATCTCAGTCCTCAGCCTTCCCTTGTCTGAGCTGAGGACTCGCCTGCAAGACCACATCCTGGCCGGTACCTCCTAGCCCTGGTTCAGGCCGGCATGTAGGTGCCGCTGTCGGATGTGAGCACTTAATTCCTGAGGGAGAAGCCTTGGCTCCTCCTCTGCTCCTTACCTAATCCCATCTCAGGAGTGAGTCTTGGGACAGGTGCCAGGTGGGGCTCAGACATGAAAAAGAGCCTGCAGTCCCTGGGACAAAGGCAGGGCTCCCTGGAAAGTACTGTGtgtatttttccttcctctgggaCACAGTAGGTCTGGGGATTTCTCCCTTACTCAAGCAGCAAGGAGATGGCCTAGGAGTGTCCCTGGCACCCAGCCTGAACGCTACTGAGCCTCAGGTAACTCACCTCTCAGGTCCCCCTGGGACTATTAGATGACAGTGAGAGGGTGAGGGTAGGCCCCATACCTTAAGGTGGACCTCAAGTTGGGGAAAAGCTTTCTAGACCCTGCCCTTATTCTCTGTCCCAGTCTCAGGCTCTGCCTCTTGGTTAAGTTTGGGGTCCACAAACCTTCAGAGGATGGAGATGACACCCCCCTACCTGCACCTTCTTATAGGCCAATCAGTGCCCATCAGTCAACTCCACCCAGCTTCTGAAGACCCCAGGCTGTGTCAGAGAACAAGGGCAGCGTTCAGCCCGTGATGCCTCAGGACACCATGGTAGGAGGAACTGAACAGAGGAAGTCACCCCACCAGCTCCCCCAGGTGTGAGGACCGCTAGCAAGGACATGCTCAGTCCCATTCTCTGTGGAAGGGAAATGCCTCACTTTGTCAAAATTCAGATCAAGGGCAGAACTTTGTCCTTTGTGGGGAAACTCCCGGTCGGGAAGGTGACTGAGGACAGGTCACTCCCCGAAATGTGGGAGTTCTGCCTCCTAACTTCTAGAGAGTTAAAATGTGGCacacccaggcacagtggcttgtgcctgcaatcctagctactcgggaggttgaggtgggaggatcactctaaccaaagagtttaagaccagcttgaggccgggcgcggtggctcaagcctgtaatcccagcactttgggaggccgagacgggcggatcacgaggtcaggagatcgagaccatcctggctaacacggtgaaaccccgtctctactaaaaaatacaaaaaactagctgggcgaggtggcgggcgcctgtagtcccagctactcgggaggctgaggcaggagaatggcgtaaacccaggaggcggagcttgcagtgagctgagatccggccactgcactccagcctgggcggcagagcgagactctgtctcaaaaaaaaaaaaaaaaaaaaagaccagcttgagcaacatagcaagacccaccTCTTTAAAAAGAACCGAAAAAAACCCAGTGTGGCACTGCTAGAAAGGTGGCAGGACTTCAAAAGCACATGAGATCATCTGCACCACTGTGAAATGCGAGTCACCGTGCTGCTTGTGCTATGATAGCACAAATATCACAATTTACTTTCAagataaaaaatcaagaaaatgggTCCCGGGAAGGTCCGACCCTCAGCAGCCTCCTTGGAGCACCCTTCGGATTACCTGCGGAGGCGGCTCAGCGACTGGAGGAAGGAAACCCTGTACCAACCTCTCCAAGGAACAAGGGACTCCTGCCTAAGACCTGAAGCTGCTGTTTCCTCAGAGACAACACGAGTGCAATAAGGATGGGGGTCGTCCCCGCCTGCTGACACCATCACCACCTGCACACTGGCATCCACCAGAACCCACCACCACCTGatcacccagcctgggcaaagctGGCCTCAGCCACTGCTGTGCCCTTTCTAAAACATTTAGTAGTGCTATAGTGAAATGAAGACATAAGTCCAAATGCAGAACTAAATACAGAGACAGctcacacacataaaatatgtagAGAGCAGCAAACTCCATCAAATGTAAAGTTTCTCTATTATtggaatgttttcaaaataaaaaatattgtacaaTCAAAAATGATTATACAAAACAAAGAATGTcagaggcaggtgtggtggtgcatgcctgtaattccagttactcaagaggctgaggtaggagaatcactggaataggggaggcggaggttgcggtgagccgagattgcaccactgcactccagcctgggcaacaagagtgaaactccatctaaaaataaaaaataaaaataaataaataaataaataaataaataaatcaaacaaaattaaaaagcaaaaaagtgaaCTAGAAATTAGTAGCAAgaggaattttgaattttgaaaactacacaaacacatggaaattaaacaatatgccctgaatgaccagtgggtcaatgaagaaattaagtagGGAactaaaaattttcttgaaacaaatgaaaatggaaatatgacataccaggccgggcatggtggctcatgcctgtaatcccagcactttgggaggctgaggcaggcagatcacgaggtcaggacattgagaccatcctggctaacacggtgaaaccccgtctctactaaaaatacaaaaaattagccgggcatggtggcgggtgcctgtagtcccagctaatggggaggctgaggcaggagaatggcgtgaacctgggaggcagagcttgcaggagctgagaccgcaccactgcactctagtctgggtgacagagcaagactctgtctccaaaaaaaaaaaagaaaaaaagacataccaaaacctatgggatgcagagaaagcagtgctaaggaaagtttatagcaacgGGAGCGTATGTCCGAAAAAAGcagaaaaggctgggtgtggtgtctcacaccgataatcccaacaccttgggaggccaaggcaggaggattgcttgagcccagtcattcaagaccagcctgggcaacacagcaagaccccgtctctacaaaaaatttactagccaggtgtggtgctgcatgcctatagctcctgctactcaggaggctgaagtgagaggatctcttgagcctgggaggtcgaggctgcagaggGCCaggaccatgccactgcactctaacccaggcaacagagcgagaccctgtctgggaaaaaaagactttaaaaacttCGAATAAACAACCCAACAATGTCTCTTACAGAACTAGAAatgcaagagcaaaccaaacccaaaacttgtagaagaaaagaaataataaagatcagagcagaaataaatgaaaccaaaactaaaaaacaatacaggccaaggcgcggtggctgacacctgtaatcccagcactttgggatgccaaagtgggcggatcacttgagctcaggagttcgagatcagcctggccaacatggtgaaaccctatctctacaaaaaaatatgaaaattagccaggcacagtgacacacacttgtagtctcagctacttgggatgctgaggtgggaggattgcttgagcccaggaagtagaggttgcagtgagctgaaatcatgccactgcacttcagcctgggtcataaagtgagactatctcaaaaaaaaaaaaaaaaaaaaaaaaaaagacaataataataataagaagaataatTGTTAAAAGACATAAGATgtcaaacaggtatatgaaaaggtgctttaacataattgatcatcagagaaatgtaaaccaaaactacaatgaggtaccatcttaccctagttaaaatggcttttatccaaaagacaggtaataacagccaggcgcagtggctcaggcctgtaatcccaacactttgggaggctgcggcccGCGgaacacctgagatcaggagttgaagaccagcctggccaacatggtgaaatcctgtctctactaaaaatacaaaaaaaattatccaggcatggtggtgcacgcctgtagtcccatctacttgggagactgaggcaggagaattgcttgaacccggaaggcagaggatgcagtgaactgatatggcaccactacactccagcctgggggacagagtgacactccgtttcaaaaaaaaaaggtacctaGGAAGAACTAAATCTGTTCTTTGACAAATACATCAACCAATGTCACCGCTGATAAACAAATATTAGCCACTGAGTAAGGGGCGGGAAGGGGCGGGAGGCAGCGCGTCCCCGGGGTGCAAATGCCCCGGAACGCCAAGTGGTGGCTTCAGAACTGGATTAAAATTTGTTTCCGCAAAAGCCTGTAGTCATGTCCGGCGCCGACTGGCGTTTTCTGCCATAAACTGAGAACGCGTCAGGGATGGCTCCGTCCGCAGCGCGCGAGCGCCCTGGGGCCGCGCCTGGAGGGTTAACAGCGATTCGCGTGTGAAATGTGAACCCGCAGCCCCCGGGCAAAGCTGGAGACTGCGAGGCCCGGGAAGCGCGAATTTCTCTGCATTTCCGGCTGTGGCCGCAGGAGGAGGCTGGAATCCAAAACGGGCAAAAAAGTGCGACACCGGGGCCGAGGTGTCGGGTCGCCTCGAGgtgtcggatcacctgaggtcagcagttcgagaccagcctggctaacacggagcaaccctgtctttaccaaaaatacaaagattagccgcgcgaggtggcgagcgcctgtagtcccagctactccagaggctgaggcaggagagtcgcttgaacccgggaagcagaggttgcagtgagctgagatcacaccactgcactccagcctgggtgacagagcgagactctgcctcaaaaaaaaaaaaaaaaaaaaaaagaaaaagaaaaaaagacaccagcaaaggtttttttctattaataactaggtccccccaacccccaaaaaGGAGGATggttaaaagcagaaaaataaagcaaaaagtaaagccttttggccgggcgcagtggctcacccctgtaatcccagcactttgggaggccgaggcaggcagatcacctgaggtcaggagttcaagaccagcctggccaacatggtgaaaccccttctctactaaaagaagaaaaaaaaaattagctgggcgtggtgccagacacctgtaatcccagctactcagaaggctgaggcaggagaatcgcttgaacgcgggaggtagaggtttcagtgagccaagatcacgccacagcactccagcctgaccgacagagcgagacgctgtcttaaaaaatgaaataaattaagggcttgtatatttcaaaatctgaagaCAATCACTGTAGTtcagataaaatgaaattttcatattattttattattttaacgtgtttcatattattttaacGTGTGACATTAGACAATTTCAGAAAGTTGTTTTAGGTGTTGCACTTCCGTCTTCTTCGGTGTCCTCATCCCTCTTCACCTCAGGAACTCAGCGTCTTCCTCAGCAACACTTATGAAATCAGCCTAATGCAGTTTCTCAATACCATGAATTGCAGTAGACCACCGCAACCTTCCGGAAGCTCTCTCAGCTCAGTTCCCATTCTCCCACAGTCTCTTGGTTCTCCTTCTACCTCACCGGTTGCTATTCCTCTGCTTCGCACCCGAAAATGTGCCCGGGGCCTACTGTGGGCCTAGCCAGGCTTGCTTAAGTGGTGCAGTTTCCCATGAATGATGCCCAGTCATTACCATGTAACCTGTGGCAAGCCAGCAATATGGCTctggtgacagaaaaaaaaaactgcactaGGACTTGGATGTGGATCTAAGCCATGTTCCTTACCAACAGCATGTTTTGCAACCATGCGTTAAAGAAACATCTGACTCACCACAAAATTTTAAAGGGTTTATTTGAGTAAAAAACaatttatgggccgggcgcggtggctcaagcctgtaatcccagcactttgggaggccgagacgggcagatcacgaggtcaggagatcgagaccatcctggctaacacggtgaaaccccgtctctactaaaaaataaaaaaaaaaaaattagccgggcgaggtggcgggcgcctgtagtcccagctactcgggaggctgaggcaggagaatggcgggaacccgggagacggagcttgcagtgagctgagatccggccactgcactccagcccgggcgacagagcgagactccgtctcaaaaaaaaaaaacaaaacaaaaaacaatttatgaaactagccgggcgtggtggcgggcgcctgtagtcccagctactcggaggctgaggcaggagaatggcctgaacctgggaggcggagcttgcagtgagccgagatcgcgccactgcactccagcctgggtgacacagcgcaagactccgtctcaaaaaaaaaaaaaaaaaaaaaaaaaaaaaaaaNNNNNNNNNNNNNNNNNNNNNNNNNNNNNNNNNNNNNNNNNNNNNNNNNNNNNNNNNNNNNNNNNNNNNNNNNNNNNNNNNNNNNNNNNNNNNNNNNNNNcaaaaaaaaaaaaaaaaaaaaaaaaaaaaaaaaaaaaaaaaacaatttatgaaTTGGGGAACACCTGACTGAAAGAGGTTTAGTATTCCAGAGACAAGATATCAAATGCAAGTTTTTATTGGGAAAATGTAGAAGCACAATAAAGAAATGATTTGATTGGTTACGGTTATGGAGTTGCTTTCTTTGGCTTATCGTGTTGGAAAGTCAGTATCCATGATATAATGATAGTTGTTTACTTATGATTGGGTGGGGTTAAAATTTATCTCTGTCTAATGGAAGCATTTATCAGAAACAActcagccagccatggtggcttatgcctataatcccagcactttggtgggaggcggaggtgggcagatcacctgaggtcaggagttcaagaacagcctggtcaacacagtgaaaccttgtctttacaaaaatacaaaaattagctgggcatgatggcaagtgcctgtaatcccagctacttgggaggctgaggtgggagaattgcttgaaactgggaggcagaggttgcagtgagtcaagattgcgccattgcactccagcctgggcaacagggaaaactatgtcaaaacagaaaaaaaataaatgactcatgcctataatcccagcactttgggtgtgCGGCTGAGGCAGGGCAGATGACtagtgtttgagaccagtctgggcaacatagcaagactttgtctctactgaaaaaaaaacaaacaaaaaaatggctcAAGTTAAGTTTCACTTATGTTTTCAATTTAAGCAAGGTTGAAGTCACGAGGCCTAACTTGTTTTGTCTGCTTATGGATTCTTCAGGCCTGGtctccattttaatttacttgaacaggctgggtgcagtggctcacacctgtaatcccagcactttgggaggccaaggcgggtggatcacctgaggtcaccaggcctgttggagaccagcctggccaacaatggaaacccgtctccactaaaaatacaaaaaaagttagccgggcgtggtggtactcaccggtaatcccacctactcaagaggctgaggcaggagaatcgctgagcccaggaggcggagcttgtagtgagccaagatcacgccactgcactccagcctgggcaacagagcgagactccatctcaaaaaaacaaaacaacaacaacaaaaaaaccacgtatatatacaaaaattagctcagcgtggtggcaggcacctgtagtcccagctactcaggaggctgaggcaggagaatcgcttgaacctgggaggcagaggttgcagtgagccgagattgcaccattgtactccagcctgggtgacagagtgagactccgtctcaaaataaataaataaataaataaaactgtcatctcagtttatttttcttgttgacaAATTGTGTGATGGAGATAATATGAGTTTATTTGATTAACAAAGCTAGGTAGAAAGTCCATTTTTACTAACTCAccaatattcttatttattaaagattaatCAAGCTGCATGCACGTGAAAAGTATTTGGGTTCGTTCctcttttttctgagaaaatacttcatatagacaattgtttttctttttcttttcttttcttttttttttttgagacagagtctcgctctgtcccccagactggggtgcagtggttcgatctcggctcactgcaacgtctgcctcccgggttcaagagattctcctgcctcagcctcccgagtagccgggattacaggcgcccgccaccacacccagctaatttttgtatttttagtaaagacagggtttctcggccgggcgcggtggctcaagcctgtaatcccagcactttgggaggccgagacgggtggatcacgaggtcaggagatcgagaccatcctggcgaacacggtgaaaccccgtctctactaaaaaatacaaaaaaaaaaactagccgggcgagttggcgggcgcctgtggtcccagctactcgggaggctgaggcaggagaatggcataagcccgggaggcggagcttgcagtgagccgagatcgcgccactgcactccagcctgggcgacagagcgagactccatctcaaaaaaaaaaaaaaaaaaaagacagggtttctccatgttagccaggctagtcttgaactcctagtaatccacccgccttggcctcccaaagtgctgggattacaggcatgagcccaccataaacactttttttctcaGGCCAGTGACAAAAATGTCAGAGATAagtatttgtctgtctgtttaAGAAAATGAGGAGGCACACTGAAGAAATCACTTGAATGGTTCCAGTTATTCAACTTCCTTATTTGGTCTGTCTAGTTGGGAAGTCCCTAGTTACACAATCAAGAATTAACTGGCTGCTTAGGACTGGCTGGGGTTGAGTTTTACTTCTGCTTAACATAACCATTTATCAGAAATGACTCGTTTCACTTATGTTTTCCATTAAGGCAAGGTTGAGGTCAGTTACAATGCCTAACTGGTTTTGTCTGCTCAGGGATTCTTCAGGCCTGgtctctattttaatatttaacccATGTAAGGTAATTATGCTGGGGTTTCACAGGAATCTATTTGAGTTGGGAAAATTAAGTCTTCCTGGAATCTGACAGGACCTCACCGCAGATGTCAAATACGAGTCCACCAGCTTAAGGTCCC
This genomic interval from Theropithecus gelada isolate Dixy chromosome 10, Tgel_1.0, whole genome shotgun sequence contains the following:
- the KLHDC7B gene encoding kelch domain-containing protein 7B — its product is MIEGTLEPDGPLWGWDWDSDNDWDSAVLALLALAVVAATALALHWFGSGHDQEAAGPVSTALGAQPHQAGRAELALQPKSKVSDGSEGQSPGQGKPEPPRRGQRSPVPAAAPGGGPAAMARLPLKTAVEEARRGALGQQRGSATPTAPRAEGKEPPRPGTALLGRSEEGGMSAPLLIHFTPRSPGSEAEAQAETGGARAPSRQAAGPAGQQDTGPWRAGAGPSGSLGRGRGRRRRMDAGSGDRVRRPRKLDPLRLGAAGSVWDAVDEAAALDAHARGLPTGPPLAQEPAPPVLPAPRAPQPGSQTEGSGAEVGWSREASGVPAPGGGWPWASREVPGTRSFGPAPGSTRPWLDRPPLGRPLSSQEPGASGANDAGQAGADGPRDDSPAADLGRTRPLEQAKPAAAFRSRAPSRSREPGALSASPPAAPGPGLPPEALTLPTPSPSDVLPLGVTQGPPVGKNLRAALAPSSASAQVLTSVPTSVLAPTLASSPVSVPTPAPTSTSSPTSAPTPAPTSAPTSTPAPAPSPATTPVPAPAPAPAPAPIPAPAPVPVPTLTSAPTPALTPAPPPALTPATSPAPAASPAPAASPAPATSPAPAASPAPAGGSKPQESVAVPRRYQEGHVSASWGNLTAMVLRSHPFPRQERPQGSVPRAVPGSPVDPSTSTHSEDSDGPSSSVGTVMGTGIGGLVEAGGQPQTRSSETNGTPSPDPPPGLRGEGTREKSLDSLSQAAVPRGPPQPPAQRPSGPVACSSVRRSQPVPQPRKRSRCEIAPTSQQEVRPAASGDPPGEAPGEGGSPAGRSRALTEKQKEARKLLVFLQRPGSWGMVEGPRKPSSRALEPTTAAALRARLDLGSCLDVLAFAQQHGEPGLAQETYALMSNNLLRVLGDPSLYRRLSAADRERILSLRTGRGQAVLGVLVLPSLYQGGRSGLPRGPRGEEPPVAAPVPLPLRSHLHVFNPRENTWRPLTQVPEEAPLRGCGLCTMHNYLFLAGGIRGSGAKAVCSNEVFCYNPLTNIWSQVRPMQQARAQLKLVALDGLLYAIGGECLYSMECYDPRTDAWTPRAPLPAGTFPVAHEAVACRGDIYVTGGHLFYRLLRYSPVKDAWDECPYSASHRRSSDIVALGGFLYRFDLLRGVGAAVMRYNTVTGSWSRAASLPLPAPAPLRCTTLGNTIYCLNPQVTATFTVSGGTAQFQAKELQPFPLGSTGVLSPFILTLPAEDRLQTSL